In Paenibacillus guangzhouensis, a single window of DNA contains:
- a CDS encoding serine hydrolase domain-containing protein — protein MSKAIEERIEAIIHRLLPETHYKNKYEEATLDERMKYYNTPGVSIAVINNFELEWARGFGLREAGNPEPVTETTLFQAGSISKPVFALSVMRLVQEGRLDLDRDVNDYLKSWKIPSVSGWQPKVTLRQLLSHSAGLTVHGFPGYETTDEIPTVVQILNGQYPANTSAVEVNLIPGLQFRYSGGGTTVAQQLVTDWLNQPFAEIMSELLFKPLGLANSTFEQPLPLQHHEFAATAHPWKGRPLQGKWRVYPEMAAAGLWTTPSDLARLGIELQLTLNNNSNGMLSTDTLNQMLTAQVEDHMGIGFFLEGKGESSRFGHSGWDEGFVAQFVLSKHLGFGAVIMINSNEGNPMLKEIERAIAREYGWPGYFPDETNVTVPRNILNEYVGDYKAASGLQASVIQDGNDLGLRIKEQSPIRLSPESETKFSTEGPNTVVDFERDGDGHVMALHIHQEGRSFRADKQ, from the coding sequence ATGTCCAAAGCGATTGAGGAAAGAATTGAAGCTATTATTCATCGATTACTACCGGAAACCCATTATAAAAATAAATACGAGGAAGCAACGCTAGATGAACGAATGAAATACTACAATACGCCCGGAGTATCCATTGCGGTCATCAATAATTTCGAACTGGAATGGGCTCGGGGATTCGGCCTCCGTGAGGCGGGAAACCCCGAGCCGGTAACCGAAACGACACTCTTCCAAGCCGGGTCGATCAGTAAGCCAGTTTTTGCTTTATCGGTCATGCGATTAGTTCAGGAAGGGAGATTGGATCTTGATCGGGACGTGAACGATTACCTAAAATCTTGGAAAATACCGTCTGTTTCAGGCTGGCAGCCAAAAGTGACGCTTCGGCAATTATTGAGTCACAGCGCCGGGCTTACTGTTCACGGATTTCCCGGTTACGAAACAACCGATGAAATTCCCACGGTAGTGCAGATTCTGAATGGACAATATCCGGCTAATACCTCGGCCGTGGAAGTCAATCTCATTCCAGGTTTGCAATTTCGCTATTCAGGAGGGGGAACAACCGTCGCACAACAGCTTGTTACGGATTGGCTGAATCAACCTTTTGCCGAAATCATGAGTGAGTTGCTATTCAAACCGTTAGGTCTTGCGAACAGTACATTCGAACAGCCGCTACCGCTCCAACATCATGAGTTTGCCGCAACAGCACACCCTTGGAAAGGTAGGCCACTCCAAGGCAAGTGGCGTGTCTATCCCGAAATGGCGGCTGCAGGCCTCTGGACGACGCCTTCGGATCTTGCACGTTTAGGTATCGAATTACAATTAACATTGAACAATAATTCGAATGGCATGCTTTCTACGGACACGCTAAACCAAATGTTAACCGCCCAGGTCGAGGATCATATGGGCATCGGATTCTTCCTTGAAGGTAAAGGGGAAAGCAGCCGTTTCGGCCATAGCGGGTGGGATGAAGGTTTCGTAGCCCAGTTCGTTTTATCCAAACATCTCGGTTTTGGTGCCGTCATCATGATCAACTCGAACGAAGGCAATCCAATGCTTAAGGAAATCGAGCGAGCTATCGCTCGCGAATACGGATGGCCCGGATATTTTCCTGACGAAACTAACGTTACTGTACCGCGCAATATACTAAATGAATACGTAGGTGATTATAAGGCAGCATCCGGACTACAAGCCTCAGTCATACAGGATGGCAATGACTTAGGCTTACGAATTAAGGAACAGTCTCCAATCAGGCTGTCTCCCGAATCGGAAACGAAATTTTCAACAGAGGGACCTAACACAGTTGTCGATTTCGAAAGAGACGGTGATGGCCATGTGATGGCATTGCATATTCATCAAGAAGGAAGATCATTCCGGGCGGACAAACAATAA
- a CDS encoding PepSY-associated TM helix domain-containing protein, which translates to MKKNNYSRFWRWHFYAALFITPLLITLTLSGIGYLFYTNVENTVYKNEFFNHSSQTAPLTIDQGIDNVTEAYPGYSVSKVIVLEEPYNTRLTMTNKDGDQKYVFLDSNYQIVGSQNPKYTFSNMMREIHSSLFVGGTVVNYLVELAACWAIFLLLSGIYMTFKGRALKKEPNPTKRQKNLKWHALLGTIITIPMIIIIFTGLPWSALMGDMIYSAAQNNPSIGIPALKQQPPTSDMSEIPWATRKNEPPTSSGGSHAEHHGMAHMEIMTREGMITLEQLMSEVKKESISKPYTINYPKDEQGVYTVSKGSNTGVTGLDVSPYDEVTTYFDQYSGKLISKIGFEDYGILGKWFTWGIPLHEGHLFGWPNKLLNLIVCVAFLLVIFWGFKTWLTRKKKNSLSAPPNMSSKISIGFIIFIVILGCIMPLFGMSLILAVMIEAILSIRRKYLDATMAK; encoded by the coding sequence ATGAAGAAAAATAATTATAGTCGCTTTTGGCGATGGCACTTTTATGCAGCACTATTTATTACGCCGCTCCTGATTACATTGACATTAAGTGGTATTGGATATTTGTTCTATACGAACGTCGAAAATACGGTGTACAAGAATGAATTTTTCAATCACAGCAGCCAGACTGCTCCACTGACGATCGATCAAGGGATTGATAATGTAACGGAAGCCTATCCCGGCTATTCCGTTTCAAAAGTTATCGTGTTAGAGGAGCCTTATAACACCCGCCTAACGATGACGAATAAAGATGGCGATCAAAAATATGTGTTCTTAGATTCGAACTATCAAATTGTTGGCAGCCAAAATCCGAAGTATACGTTCTCCAATATGATGAGAGAGATTCATAGCTCGCTCTTTGTCGGGGGGACCGTCGTCAATTATTTAGTGGAGCTTGCAGCATGTTGGGCAATCTTCCTGTTACTCTCCGGAATTTATATGACATTCAAGGGAAGAGCACTGAAGAAGGAACCGAATCCGACAAAACGGCAAAAAAACTTGAAATGGCATGCTCTCCTAGGGACAATCATAACCATTCCGATGATCATCATCATTTTTACCGGCTTGCCTTGGTCCGCATTGATGGGAGACATGATCTACTCAGCAGCTCAAAATAATCCGTCGATTGGAATTCCAGCCTTGAAACAACAGCCGCCTACTTCTGATATGAGCGAAATTCCTTGGGCTACCCGCAAAAACGAACCGCCGACATCCAGCGGAGGATCTCATGCGGAACATCATGGCATGGCTCATATGGAAATTATGACTCGTGAAGGAATGATTACGCTCGAACAGCTCATGTCCGAAGTAAAGAAAGAGAGCATTTCAAAGCCATACACCATTAACTACCCTAAAGATGAGCAAGGGGTTTATACCGTTTCGAAAGGCAGCAATACCGGTGTGACAGGCTTAGATGTTAGTCCGTATGACGAGGTCACGACTTATTTTGATCAATATAGTGGTAAGTTGATTTCCAAAATCGGATTTGAAGATTACGGCATTCTAGGGAAATGGTTTACATGGGGAATCCCCCTGCATGAAGGTCATTTATTTGGCTGGCCAAATAAATTACTGAATCTGATTGTTTGTGTTGCGTTTTTACTTGTTATTTTCTGGGGCTTTAAAACATGGCTAACGCGTAAAAAGAAAAATTCTTTGTCAGCTCCGCCCAACATGTCGAGTAAAATATCGATCGGATTCATTATTTTCATAGTGATATTAGGGTGTATCATGCCGCTATTTGGCATGTCCTTAATACTGGCCGTGATGATCGAAGCCATACTTTCTATTAGAAGAAAATATCTAGATGCAACTATGGCGAAGTAG
- a CDS encoding GNAT family N-acetyltransferase, producing MSLQVRPYCAELEETVKNLNHKAWILFKYNKDFDHQRMSCVFNEDGNLICVGYLRHGIADDHDVFEIEMPTNELASNRLNEVRMALYPIFINTYQKFRNPNKKTKLVAWKDFYGDREFYEEKGFIPYQTYYLANRSLEEPLPEVRTPVGVNVKFHPMESKEERIKYTELENQFYQGVVYRSVNMLEWMMGGPELHTISAFEGDELVGSVMCWQTGAVERLFVIPRCRNKGLGKFLISKGFEYHIKNGRNEVYTLVNEQDKEAMMLLETMGYTFPVRMELKALDV from the coding sequence TTGTCTTTACAAGTTCGTCCATATTGCGCTGAATTAGAGGAAACAGTTAAAAATTTAAATCACAAAGCGTGGATACTTTTCAAGTATAATAAAGATTTCGATCATCAGAGGATGAGTTGTGTATTTAACGAGGACGGTAACTTAATTTGTGTGGGATACTTACGACATGGAATAGCTGATGATCATGATGTATTCGAAATCGAAATGCCCACTAATGAATTAGCTTCAAATCGTTTGAATGAAGTGAGAATGGCTCTTTACCCTATATTCATAAATACCTATCAAAAGTTCCGTAATCCAAACAAGAAAACAAAGTTGGTTGCGTGGAAAGACTTTTATGGTGACAGAGAGTTTTACGAAGAGAAGGGCTTTATCCCTTATCAAACATATTATTTAGCAAACCGTTCACTTGAAGAACCCTTGCCAGAAGTCAGAACGCCTGTTGGGGTTAATGTCAAATTTCACCCGATGGAATCCAAAGAGGAAAGAATCAAATATACCGAATTAGAAAATCAATTTTATCAAGGTGTTGTATACAGAAGTGTAAATATGTTGGAATGGATGATGGGTGGACCAGAATTACATACCATTTCTGCATTTGAAGGCGATGAACTTGTTGGCAGCGTAATGTGTTGGCAAACTGGTGCCGTTGAAAGATTATTCGTAATTCCGCGATGTCGTAATAAAGGGCTGGGTAAGTTTCTCATATCGAAGGGTTTTGAGTATCACATTAAGAATGGTCGAAACGAAGTTTATACGCTGGTAAATGAACAAGATAAGGAAGCTATGATGTTGTTAGAGACAATGGGGTATACCTTTCCTGTAAGAATGGAACTCAAGGCGTTGGATGTGTAG
- the lspA gene encoding signal peptidase II produces MSTYMKIGQEIPLIPGVLGLTSIRNRGAAFDILQGQITFFIIATTVVLIGVMLYLPKAHREKTISPYGLALILGGALGNFIDRVFKGEVVDMIQVHFFHFPVFNVADSFLCIGVLIVLIHSLKESRNKDEELKEVVK; encoded by the coding sequence GTGTCGACTTATATGAAAATCGGACAAGAAATCCCCTTAATACCTGGAGTTCTTGGGCTTACATCCATCCGAAACAGAGGGGCTGCTTTTGACATTTTGCAAGGACAAATCACATTTTTTATTATCGCGACGACCGTTGTCCTTATCGGAGTTATGCTCTATTTACCCAAAGCGCATCGTGAAAAAACGATCTCGCCTTATGGCTTAGCCCTTATATTGGGCGGAGCGCTGGGCAATTTTATTGACCGTGTGTTTAAAGGGGAAGTTGTGGACATGATTCAAGTTCATTTTTTCCACTTCCCCGTTTTTAATGTAGCTGATTCCTTCTTATGCATTGGTGTCCTTATTGTATTGATTCATTCTTTGAAAGAGTCACGTAATAAGGATGAAGAGTTGAAGGAAGTGGTTAAATAA
- a CDS encoding GNAT family N-acetyltransferase, with product MNIQLIPVTYEKKETLRNLVELYMYELSPYLDTIEINEFGLFDYRYLDHYWTEHERHPFFIYVSGKLAGFVLVIEFERLEEGEIKWLISEFFILKKHQKQGIGRLAAQQVFDKFKGKWIVAQIESNVISQLFWEQVISEYTKGKYIKTHLGKQPAHEFESI from the coding sequence ATGAATATTCAGCTTATACCAGTAACATATGAAAAAAAAGAAACGTTACGAAATCTTGTCGAGCTTTATATGTACGAATTAAGTCCTTACTTAGATACAATTGAAATCAATGAATTCGGTCTTTTCGATTATCGATATTTGGACCATTACTGGACGGAACATGAACGTCATCCTTTTTTTATTTATGTTTCAGGAAAGTTAGCAGGTTTTGTCTTAGTTATAGAATTTGAGCGGCTTGAAGAAGGGGAAATTAAATGGTTGATATCAGAGTTCTTTATATTAAAAAAGCATCAAAAACAAGGAATTGGTCGACTAGCTGCCCAACAAGTTTTTGATAAGTTCAAAGGGAAATGGATTGTAGCGCAAATCGAAAGCAATGTTATCTCTCAATTGTTTTGGGAACAGGTAATTTCCGAATATACCAAAGGAAAATATATAAAAACGCATCTGGGGAAACAACCAGCACATGAGTTTGAATCAATCTGA
- a CDS encoding MBL fold metallo-hydrolase: MNINQISNKHVLFSSNQFFDLNIHLILGTKNTYLIDTGLGSEFVQPVLEYIKQIDNPLIIINTHHHWDHVFGNNSFKDCLIVSHQLCREMINTEWDMMLNKYSKFGMGEIEKCLPNLVFDNELFFTEDQIRLLYTPGHTIDSISVIDEEEKVINVGDNIGDTMDEIIPNLYCDKEFYRETINKYKKMNMETWISGHNVVLKKEVIEKIEKELE, encoded by the coding sequence ATGAATATCAATCAGATTAGCAATAAACACGTCTTATTTTCCAGCAATCAATTTTTTGACTTAAATATTCATTTGATCTTGGGCACAAAGAACACTTATTTAATCGATACTGGTCTAGGTTCTGAATTTGTGCAACCAGTGTTAGAGTACATAAAGCAAATCGATAACCCACTAATTATTATTAACACCCACCATCATTGGGATCATGTTTTTGGCAACAATAGTTTTAAAGATTGTTTAATCGTTTCTCATCAGCTGTGTAGAGAAATGATTAATACTGAGTGGGACATGATGCTTAATAAGTATTCTAAATTTGGAATGGGAGAAATAGAGAAATGTCTTCCGAATTTAGTGTTTGATAATGAATTATTCTTCACAGAAGATCAAATTAGATTATTATATACACCAGGTCACACAATAGATTCTATAAGTGTAATAGATGAAGAAGAGAAAGTAATTAATGTAGGGGATAATATTGGAGATACGATGGATGAAATCATTCCGAATCTATATTGTGATAAAGAATTTTATAGAGAAACAATAAATAAATACAAAAAAATGAATATGGAAACATGGATATCGGGTCATAATGTTGTTCTAAAGAAAGAGGTAATAGAAAAAATAGAAAAAGAATTAGAATAA
- a CDS encoding HAD family hydrolase, which translates to MNVIATDGGVLVQIMQKSASKEEAVQWVLNNIGVKSENVMVFGDDFNDLGLFQMCGFPIAMENAIIELKNCAAHVTDSNDNDGVAVALERLVVVITC; encoded by the coding sequence GTGAACGTAATCGCAACCGATGGAGGGGTATTGGTTCAAATCATGCAAAAATCAGCATCAAAGGAAGAAGCCGTGCAATGGGTACTTAATAATATCGGGGTGAAGTCAGAAAATGTAATGGTATTCGGGGATGACTTTAACGATTTAGGACTATTCCAAATGTGTGGATTTCCGATCGCAATGGAGAACGCGATAATTGAACTAAAAAATTGCGCAGCCCACGTAACCGATTCAAATGATAACGATGGTGTTGCTGTTGCTCTTGAGAGATTAGTGGTTGTAATCACTTGCTGA
- a CDS encoding ABC transporter ATP-binding protein, translating into MVQFFNTLGIKIFQQLLDKVVLANSFNEVTSLIILYGALLAGSTVLNYLMEYPHTKLSNNILEKLRIMALSKVSKIDYSSYQNKGTGEVIKIIDNGALAGMNIIHAFYLRIFYELVPTIIFSLYFLSLYNMKIMMAIAAGYVVIFFLNNILLRMLYRIKSSLLEKQEKMSKYSLRGFMELVVFRINKRFDKEIERLQHTADDIVNKNTHLRMIHESFFALFALLVNIIKVIVVVFGIQNVMNGETSIGIIIALIMFIEQVYTPLAIFNVLYVDYKLNRVTYRRFEEFLNAPEDRNLDRGRDVKTMQGNIEFKNVNFDYGTSSILSDVTFSVSQGSSIAIIGLSGSGKSTIIKLMVGLLKKKSGNILFDGIDIDEIKLNSLYDHISYISQETPIFDTTIRENIIFDNMVPDENVYKILDNVHLKEKVLSFPNQLDTMVGERGMKLSGGERQRLAFGRIIAQQRNIVILDEPVSALDNITEKSIMDNVLQMFSNRTLIIIAHRLYSIKDVDKILLVKDGEVVDEGDFEYLSRHSAYFQELWSKEIQGSADIVAV; encoded by the coding sequence ATGGTTCAATTTTTTAATACCCTTGGAATAAAGATATTTCAACAGCTGTTAGACAAAGTAGTTTTAGCCAATAGTTTCAACGAGGTTACATCACTTATCATTTTATATGGTGCTTTGTTAGCAGGTTCGACAGTTCTTAATTACCTCATGGAATACCCCCATACTAAATTATCCAATAACATCTTGGAAAAGTTAAGGATTATGGCGCTTTCTAAAGTATCTAAGATTGATTATTCCTCCTACCAGAATAAAGGCACAGGAGAAGTAATAAAAATCATTGATAATGGCGCTTTGGCTGGAATGAATATCATTCATGCGTTTTACTTGAGAATATTTTACGAATTAGTTCCAACCATTATTTTCAGTTTGTACTTTTTAAGTCTTTATAACATGAAAATCATGATGGCCATTGCAGCTGGCTATGTAGTTATTTTCTTTCTTAATAATATACTGCTCCGGATGTTATACCGAATAAAATCTTCTCTGCTTGAAAAACAGGAGAAAATGTCTAAGTATTCATTACGTGGTTTTATGGAGTTAGTTGTATTTCGCATAAACAAGAGATTCGACAAAGAAATAGAACGGTTGCAACATACGGCCGATGACATTGTTAATAAAAATACTCATCTTAGAATGATTCATGAATCATTTTTTGCCTTATTCGCTTTATTAGTCAATATTATAAAAGTGATCGTTGTAGTTTTTGGTATTCAAAATGTAATGAACGGTGAGACCTCTATTGGTATCATCATCGCTCTGATCATGTTTATTGAGCAAGTCTACACGCCTCTGGCAATCTTCAATGTTCTTTACGTGGATTACAAATTGAATCGAGTCACTTATCGCCGGTTTGAAGAATTTCTGAACGCACCCGAGGATAGGAATTTGGATCGAGGAAGAGATGTGAAGACTATGCAGGGAAATATCGAGTTTAAAAATGTTAATTTTGATTACGGGACTTCTTCGATCTTGAGCGATGTTACTTTTTCTGTTAGTCAAGGAAGCTCTATCGCAATTATCGGACTGAGTGGCAGCGGAAAATCGACTATTATTAAATTAATGGTGGGGCTTTTGAAAAAAAAGTCTGGAAACATTTTGTTTGATGGGATCGATATTGATGAGATAAAATTGAACAGTCTTTATGATCATATATCGTATATTTCACAGGAAACGCCCATCTTCGATACAACAATACGAGAAAATATTATCTTTGATAATATGGTACCTGATGAGAATGTTTATAAGATATTAGATAATGTCCATCTGAAGGAAAAAGTGTTGTCTTTTCCAAATCAACTAGATACTATGGTTGGAGAAAGAGGAATGAAATTGTCCGGAGGCGAAAGGCAACGACTAGCTTTCGGCAGAATAATAGCACAGCAAAGGAATATTGTTATACTTGATGAACCTGTCTCAGCACTTGATAACATTACAGAGAAGAGCATCATGGACAATGTGTTACAAATGTTTTCTAACAGAACACTAATAATAATTGCACATAGACTTTATTCCATAAAAGATGTAGACAAGATATTACTAGTCAAAGATGG
- a CDS encoding VOC family protein, translating to MSIVKEINCIYIPTTDTEESAQWYVHNLGLELMRSVHENQAQLRITSGQAIFLIKTPEKTNLNYIQIGGTEQCALTLEVNDFHGLSSRMKNNGAKVSEIEDNGGCGLNFYAYDPDGNKLDIWGGWPK from the coding sequence ATGAGTATTGTAAAAGAAATTAACTGCATTTATATCCCTACAACCGATACAGAAGAATCGGCCCAATGGTATGTGCATAATTTAGGTTTAGAGTTAATGAGATCCGTTCATGAAAATCAGGCTCAGCTTCGTATCACTTCGGGACAAGCCATTTTTTTGATTAAGACTCCTGAGAAGACAAATCTAAACTACATTCAAATAGGTGGAACGGAACAATGTGCACTTACATTGGAAGTCAATGATTTTCACGGACTCTCCAGCCGAATGAAGAACAACGGAGCTAAGGTATCGGAGATTGAAGATAATGGGGGCTGTGGTCTTAATTTTTATGCCTATGACCCAGATGGAAATAAACTCGATATTTGGGGTGGCTGGCCCAAGTAA
- a CDS encoding GNAT family N-acetyltransferase: MSFIQLEGERISLIPLELEHADSLFHCSQSPLIWENLPTKIQNLYEMQTFIRAAILGREHGDEFPYVVFDKTLNRTVGMTRYLRISSVHKNLNIGWTWYSPEVWRTAVNSECKYLLLKYAFEEWKAVRVEIITTTTNSRSQKAIERLGAKKEGILRKKYNGLDYVVYSVIDEDWFDVKNRLESFLKRPNA; this comes from the coding sequence ATGAGTTTCATTCAATTAGAAGGTGAAAGAATATCATTAATCCCGCTTGAGTTGGAGCACGCAGATTCCTTATTCCATTGTTCACAATCTCCTCTAATATGGGAAAACCTCCCGACTAAAATCCAAAATTTGTATGAAATGCAGACCTTTATACGTGCAGCAATTTTAGGGAGGGAACACGGAGATGAATTTCCTTATGTTGTCTTTGATAAAACGCTTAATAGAACGGTCGGAATGACCCGATATTTAAGGATTTCGTCTGTGCACAAGAACTTGAATATCGGATGGACATGGTATTCTCCTGAAGTATGGCGAACAGCGGTAAATTCAGAGTGTAAGTATTTGTTACTAAAATATGCATTTGAAGAATGGAAAGCTGTTCGTGTTGAAATAATTACGACAACGACTAATAGCCGTTCACAAAAAGCTATTGAACGATTGGGAGCAAAGAAGGAAGGAATACTTAGGAAAAAATATAATGGATTAGATTATGTAGTGTATAGTGTAATTGATGAGGATTGGTTTGATGTTAAGAATCGGCTTGAGTCATTCTTAAAACGACCAAACGCTTAG
- a CDS encoding 1,4-dihydroxy-6-naphthoate synthase: protein MMELFNNQIYKRGFANTMIENDTFCKIFIDTDEQYEYLYHLINKLVNGNAETRRDIKNETLVLSLVKNDDFDAIQRLDFPDGFLHSRYYLEVEPNGNFEFQRYIMSISLLLESLWTSGLNAVAACDFEELLPRKGGYNYVGD from the coding sequence TTGATGGAATTATTTAATAATCAAATATATAAAAGAGGATTCGCCAATACAATGATCGAGAACGACACCTTCTGTAAAATCTTTATTGATACTGATGAGCAATACGAGTATTTGTATCATTTAATCAATAAATTGGTTAATGGAAATGCCGAAACGAGGCGCGACATTAAGAATGAAACATTGGTTTTATCTTTAGTAAAAAACGATGATTTTGACGCTATCCAAAGATTAGACTTCCCTGATGGCTTTCTACATTCAAGGTATTATCTTGAAGTTGAACCAAATGGAAATTTTGAATTTCAAAGATACATTATGTCTATTTCTTTGCTTCTTGAAAGTCTATGGACAAGCGGCTTAAATGCTGTTGCAGCTTGTGACTTTGAAGAGTTACTCCCTAGAAAAGGTGGCTACAATTACGTAGGGGATTAA
- a CDS encoding VOC family protein, which produces MARSARKYQNADGYKPTLIPAALKMVRNMDERREQTDMQTNEGIKVKVDERLEDITGVTCIYVPVNDVYESIQWYKKNLGYQPSDNDRVEPGMVTAILNFPDRNGNLPTPGLRQAVPALFLHKSDEEGGRLRFSWSLDDGKPHAMACFITPRIEELLERFKENGVNIIGERVTSGPNITFADPDGNIWEVWQP; this is translated from the coding sequence ATGGCTCGAAGTGCGAGAAAGTACCAAAACGCAGATGGTTACAAGCCTACACTTATTCCAGCGGCATTAAAAATGGTTAGAAACATGGATGAGCGAAGGGAGCAAACGGATATGCAGACAAATGAGGGAATCAAAGTGAAAGTGGATGAAAGACTGGAAGACATTACGGGGGTTACTTGTATATACGTACCGGTAAATGATGTTTACGAGTCTATTCAATGGTACAAAAAGAATTTAGGGTATCAACCATCAGACAACGACCGTGTTGAGCCTGGCATGGTGACGGCTATTTTGAATTTTCCCGATCGCAATGGAAATCTGCCTACACCTGGTTTAAGGCAAGCTGTACCTGCTCTGTTCCTTCATAAATCGGACGAAGAGGGCGGTCGATTACGCTTTTCATGGTCATTGGACGACGGCAAACCCCATGCAATGGCATGCTTTATTACACCACGGATCGAGGAGCTATTAGAACGCTTTAAAGAAAATGGAGTGAATATTATTGGGGAACGGGTGACAAGCGGACCAAATATAACGTTTGCTGATCCTGACGGTAACATATGGGAAGTTTGGCAACCTTAA
- a CDS encoding HAD family hydrolase has product MSDIQAIVLDLDGTLLGSDKSISPRNYETVKRCYDSGIHIIVATARPPRAANQFVKNFPFVDYLVYYNGALITCKSKQTQRHISIPNEISQQINKFIELHAPQSLISYEVNDSWYACTPVSDSQHAQFGLRTNDPKPQVLLVHSPQPKYWFKVTAHGGI; this is encoded by the coding sequence ATGTCTGACATACAGGCAATTGTATTAGACTTGGACGGAACATTGCTCGGCAGCGACAAATCCATATCACCTAGAAATTACGAGACTGTTAAAAGATGTTATGATTCTGGAATACATATTATTGTTGCGACGGCGCGACCGCCTAGAGCGGCTAATCAATTTGTGAAGAATTTTCCTTTTGTAGACTACTTGGTTTATTACAATGGTGCTCTAATAACATGCAAGTCTAAGCAAACTCAGCGGCACATTAGTATCCCAAATGAGATTAGCCAACAGATCAACAAATTCATCGAGTTACATGCTCCTCAATCGTTAATTTCATACGAGGTTAATGATTCATGGTATGCGTGTACACCAGTTTCCGACTCGCAGCATGCTCAATTCGGTCTCCGCACGAATGATCCGAAACCCCAGGTTTTATTAGTACACTCTCCCCAACCAAAATATTGGTTCAAGGTTACAGCACATGGAGGGATATAA